In a genomic window of Punica granatum isolate Tunisia-2019 chromosome 6, ASM765513v2, whole genome shotgun sequence:
- the LOC116210565 gene encoding E3 ubiquitin-protein ligase At3g02290-like encodes MGALCCCARTDDSEEYGYPGNSMYRNCICLRFFFHQLSTGYRGIFHRLEGRPVTAQIQGATLSSSAISSLPADNSMNDSHGSISRPLPYDSDPRYSRLQRDGLVSRREKAMSHFQEDTQPMRRNLSSSGIEALGLGRRRNGVDSEEDCKFSLLETSEKALTTKSADGLIYVQPSSEDEDLCPTCLEEYTPENPKITMRCSHHFHLGCIYEWMERSESCPICGKEMEFCESP; translated from the exons ATGGGTGCTTTGTGTTGCTGCGCACGGACTGATGATTCCGAAGAGTACGGTTATCCCGGTAACTCGATGTACAGAAATTGCATATGCTTGAGATTCTTCTTCCACCAGCTGTCCACTGGG TATAGAGGCATCTTCCATAGACTTGAAGGACGACCTGTCACTGCTCAAATCCAAGGAGCTACGTTGTCATCTTCAGCTATAAGTTCGCTTCCAGCAGATAATTCCATGAATGACAGCCATGGCTCGATCTCCAGACCTTTGCCTTATGACTCTGACCCAAGATACTCTCGCTTACAGCGTGATGGTTTGGTCTCCAGGCGTGAAAAGGCAATGTCTCATTTCCAAGAAGATACACAACCAATGAGAAGGAATCTGAGCAGTTCTGGCATAGAGGCTCTCGGTCtcgggaggaggaggaatggTGTTGACTCAGAGGAAGATTGTAAATTTAGTCTTCTTGAGACCTCCGAGAAGGCTTTGACCACCAAAAGTGCTGATGGATTAATTTACGTGCAACCTTCATCTGAGGATGAGGATCTGTGCCCGACATGTCTAGAAG AATATACTCCGGAAAACCCAAAAATCACAATGCGATGCTCTCACCATTTTCACCTGGGCTGTATATACGAATGGATGGAAAGAAGTGAAAGTTGTCCAATTTGTGGCAAG GAGATGGAGTTCTGCGAGAGTCCTTAG
- the LOC116210562 gene encoding protein NRT1/ PTR FAMILY 6.1 produces MGTSEIKSPESVVGTPAASVNSTANPEPFRRKKLKVFFIESDDRRTAFGRGYTGGTTPVNINGKPIPDLSKTGGWIAALFIFGNEMAERLAYFGLSVNMVVFMFYVMHKPFSSSSNAVNNFLGISQASSVFGGFLADAYLGRYWTIAIFTTIYLAGLTGITLCATMDIFMPNQKQCDQLSLLLGNCEPAKPWQMVYLYTVLYITAFGAAGIRPCVSSFGADQFDERSKEYKSHLDRFFNFFYLSVTIGAIVAFTLVVYIQMKHGWGSAFGSLAIAMAISNLLFFFGTPLYRHRLPGGSPLTRVAQVLAAAFRKRKAAFSSSELIGLYEVEGKQSAIKGSGKIAHTDDFRCLDKAALQLKEDGPNPSPWRLCTVTQVEEVKILLKLIPVPACTIMLNVVLTEYLTLSVQQAYTMNTYMGHLKLPVTCMPVFPGLSIFLILSLYYSVFVPLSRRVTGHPHGASQLQRVGIGLAVSIISTGWAAIFEFFRRNYAIKHGYEVTFLTPMPRLSAYWLLTQYCLIGIAEVFCIVGLLEFLYEEAPDAMKSIGSAYAALAGGLGCFGASILNSIIKSVTGNDKEGRPSWLSQNINTGRFDYFYWLLTVMSFINFCAFVFLARRYNYRANQKTATGEQAVKTKTGTPA; encoded by the exons ATGGGTACGAGTGAGATTAAGTCACCCGAGAGTGTGGTCGGGACACCGGCAGCAAGCGTGAACTCAACTGCAAATCCCGAGCCGTTCAGGAGGAAGAAGCTCAAAGTGTTCTTCATCGAGTCTGATGACAGGAGAACAGCTTTCGGGCGTGGTTATACTGGTGGAACTACTCCTGTCAACATAAATGGCAAGCCCATCCCTGATCTATCTAAAACCGGTGGATGGATTGCTGCCTTGTTTATTTTCG GGAATGAAATGGCAGAGAGATTGGCTTATTTCGGCCTCTCGGTTAACATGGTCGTCTTCATGTTCTACGTCATGCACAAGCCCTTCTCGAGTTCGTCTAATGCGGTCAACAATTTCCTCGGGATTTCACAGGCATCATCTGTCTTTGGAGGTTTCCTAGCCGATGCATATCTCGGTCGATATTGGACAATAGCCATCTTCACTACCATCTATCTTGCT GGATTAACGGGCATAACTTTATGTGCGACAATGGACATATTCATGCCGAATCAGAAGCAATGCGATCAGCTCTCTCTTCTGCTTGGTAATTGTGAGCCTGCGAAGCCGTGGCAGATGGTCTACCTCTATACCGTCCTCTACATCACCGCATTCGGAGCTGCAGGCATAAGGCCCTGTGTCTCTTCCTTTGGGGCAGATCAGTTTGATGAGAGGAGCAAAGAATACAAGTCCCACCTGGACAGATTTTTCAACTTCTTCTACCTCTCGGTGACTATAGGGGCGATTGTGGCCTTCACTCTTGTGGTTTACATACAGATGAAACACGGGTGGGGGTCTGCATTCGGTTCTCTAGCCATAGCAATGGCCATATCAAACCTGCTGTTCTTTTTCGGGACTCCTCTATATAGGCATAGATTGCCCGGAGGAAGTCCATTGACAAGGGTTGCACAGGTCCTAGCGGCAGCCTTTCGGAAGAGGAAAGCTGCTTTCTCGAGCAGCGAGTTGATTGGCCTCTACGAAGTTGAGGGGAAGCAGTCCGCAATAAAAGGAAGTGGAAAGATTGCTCACACAGATGATTTCAG GTGTTTGGACAAGGCGGCTCTACAGCTGAAGGAAGACGGCCCGAACCCGAGTCCATGGAGGCTGTGCACTGTGACCCAAGTCGAGGAAGTGAAAATCCTCCTGAAACTCATTCCGGTCCCTGCCTGCACGATAATGCTAAATGTGGTCTTGACAGAATACCTGACCCTCTCGGTCCAGCAGGCTTACACGATGAACACCTACATGGGTCATTTAAAGCTCCCTGTGACCTGCATGCCCGTGTTCCCAGGCCTTAGCATATTCCTCATACTGTCTCTGTACTACTCGGTATTCGTCCCACTGTCCCGACGGGTAACCGGCCATCCTCATGGCGCATCTCAGCTCCAGAGGGTGGGAATAGGTCTCGCTGTCTCGATCATTTCCACTGGGTGGGCTGCgatttttgagtttttcaGGAGGAACTATGCGATAAAGCATGGGTATGAGGTAACCTTCCTGACCCCGATGCCCAGGCTCAGTGCCTACTGGTTGTTGACCCAATACTGCCTCATCGGGATAGCAGAAGTGTTCTGCATCGTGGGGCTGTTGGAGTTTCTCTATGAAGAGGCTCCCGATGCAATGAAGAGCATAGGATCGGCATATGCGGCTCTGGCCGGTGGGTTAGGGTGCTTCGGGGCTTCTATTCTCAACAGTATCATTAAGTCAGTCACCGGGAATGACAAGGAAGGGCGGCCTTCCTGGCTTTCCCAGAACATAAACACGGGACGGTTCGACTATTTCTACTGGTTGCTTACGGTCATGAGCTTCATCAACTTCTGTGCCTTCGTGTTCCTAGCACGTCGGTATAATTACAGAGCAAATCAAAAGACCGCCACAGGGGAACAAGCCGTGAAAACCAAGACGGGCACCCCTGCCTAG
- the LOC116210563 gene encoding peptidyl-prolyl cis-trans isomerase FKBP19, chloroplastic: MASISAAAALPEPVMLSSTRRASAIGSLGPVRPKSAHLPRQLPPSQAPLLSEEGCGLQSVVARGFARRKVLASSSALISLAFLIDSRNKEGFAEEFADMPALRGKDYGKTKMRFPDYTETESGLQYKDLRVGSGPTPKVGQTVVVDWDGYTIGYYGRIFEARNKTKGGSFEGNDKDFFKFRVGSDEVIQAFEEAVSGMAPGGIRRIIVPPELGYPENDFNRKGPRPTTFSGQRALDFVLRNQGLIDKTLLFDIELLKIILN; the protein is encoded by the exons ATGGCGTCCATTTCAGCTGCTGCAGCTCTGCCGGAGCCTGTCATGTTGTCGTCTACTAGAAGAGCTTCAGCAATC GGGTCTCTTGGACCAGTTAGGCCCAAATCAGCGCATCTCCCCCGCCAGTTGCCCCCTTCCCAAGCACCTTTACTGtctg AGGAAGGCTGTGGCCTGCAAAGTGTCGTCGCCAGAGGATTCGCTCGGAGAAAAGTTTTGGCATCTTCAAGTGCATTGATCTCTCTGGCATTTCTGATCGATTCCCGAAATAAAGAGGGTTTCGCTGAAGAATTCGCTGACA TGCCGGCGCTTAGGGGGAAGGACTACGGAAAGACAAAAATGAGATTCCCAGATTACACGGAAACAGAGTCGGGTCTTCAGTACAAG GACTTACGAGTTGGGAGTGGTCCCACGCCAAAAGTGGGACAGACTGTAGTG gttgattggGATGGTTACACAATAGGTTATTATGGCCGCATATTTGAAGCTCGGAACAAGACAAAAGGTGGTTCCTTTGAG GGTAATGATAAGGACTTCTTCAAGTTCAGGGTAGGATCTGACGAG GTAATTCAAGCATTTGAAGAAGCCGTTTCTGGCATGGCCCCGGGGGGCATTAGAAG GATCATAGTGCCCCCAGAACTTGGGTATCCTGAGAATGATTTCAACAGAAAGGGTCCAAGACCCACTACCTTCTCG GGACAACGAGCTCTGGACTTTGTCCTGAGGAACCAAGGGCTGATAGACAAGACGCTGCTGTTTGATATTGAACTTCTTAAAATTATACTGAATTGA